AAGTTTACTTAAACAGTAGATTTGAGTCTGATGAAGTTGTCATCTCAGGACTTTCCCACGAAGATGCTGAAATTATTGTAAGATTTATACGAAATGGAATATATGGAAATTTCAATTCTAAAGAAAATTACAGTTCTAATATTGATCTAGGTTATGCCGAAAAAGCAGAAGATGATAATACTAGTACTGCAAATGAATATGAATTAGATACAGAAGAAATTATATCTAATCTTGAGAGATTAAATGAATTAAAGAAAGCTAATGTAATAACACAAGATGAATTTAACACTCTCAAAAAAAGGTTAATTAACGAAAACAAAGATAAAACTGAACTAAATGATACACAAAATGACGTTAATCAAGATGAAGAACCAAAATATTGTAAAGACTGCGGAAACATACTGGATTTTACAAAAGAAGGAGAGTATAAGGGCGATTATGTCAAATTCTACAAATGTAGTTTTTGCAATAAAACATATGCAAAAAGAAATGAATAGGTATTACAATGAATCCTGACTACATGTGTGATGTTCATGGGGTGCCCATGGACGAAGTTGAAAGGAAACAACTACCGAGAAATCTTATTATAAGAACTTTCAGGTGTCCAGTATGCGGTCGAGAAAAGAAATCTGTTGAATATGGCTGGACATAATCTATTTTTAGAATATTCTCAAACCATATCTATAGTTTTATAAGTTCTTGTCTTTTGTGTGTTTTATGGAAGAAGAGAATAATGTCGATGAAATATCCACATATTTCTCTGAAGGTGAAAATCTATTAAAATTAAATAGGTTTAAAGAAGCAGTAAACATATTTAATGAATTAATAGTTATAGGTAAAAAGAAAGGAAATAATGAAATTCTTTCTAAAGGTTATTACTACCTAGGTTTTTCTTACAAAAAAATTGGTTCTAAAGAAGAGTCTTTTGAAAGTTTATACAAATCCTTTGAACATGGAGTTGAAGCAGGAGATTGGACTATTGCAGATAAATCATTTAATGAAATTATAGGACTTGGTCCAGAAAAAGATAAAAGAGGGCATTATAAACTAATATTGAAGCGATACTTTGAAAGAGGTAACTCTTTTCTTTTGAAAGGTAATTATAAAGATGCAGTATCTTCCTACACGATGCTTATTAACCACGGAGTTACCCTTGAAAGTTGGGAATCCGTAGCAAAGGCATACATTAACATGGGATTCATATTTATTGAAGTTGGAAAACATAAAGAGGCCATAGAAATACTTGAAAAAGCAATTATCTATTCCGAAAAGGCAAAATATATTGAAGGGATCGGAAACGCTTACCTAAATATAGGATTTGCATATAGCAATCTCAATGTTATTGATAGAGCAATAGAATATCTAAAAAAAGCAATTTCTTTTAGTGAGGATGCTGGGGAACTCAAGGTAGCAGGAAATGCATACTTAAATCTAGCCTACGTTTATAGCCACATAGAAGACTTCAAAAAAGCCATAGATGCTTGTGAGAAAGCAATAAACTATGGGGCGAAATCTAATGATTGCAAGAGCGTTTGTAAGGCTTATTTCAATCTGGGATATGCTTTGTTGAATTTACAAAAACATGAAGATGTTATTAATATTTCAAAAAAAGCAGTTGAATATGGATCAAAGTGCGGAGACTGGGACGGGGTAGGAAACGCATACTTGAATATGGGGTTTGCATACAGCTGTCTCCAAAAAAGACAAGAAGCAATTTCTTCTACAGAAAAAGCAGTAGAATACTGTACAAAAGCTAGAGACTGGAAAAAAGTTTCAAAAGCTTCTCAAAGATTAATTGATTTGGAAGAATTATAGAGTTATGATTTTGTGTCTGATATTGTTTTCTTCACCAATTCTAAAGGCATTTGTGTTTTCATGGAAATTTTTTCATCAGAAAATCCTAATTTGTGAAATCTTTTAATTACTTCACCCATTGGTTCTGCCACTTCTAGTATGAATCGATCAGGATCGTATATTCTAAAAACTCTTTGCCCCCATTGTTCTTCTTTGATGGGGTGGATAATCTCTAATTTTGAAGCAATTATTTTTTCCCATATTGATGATATATCTTTAGTTTCAAAATAAAGTTCAATGTTATTATACTGTTTATTTATTTGAGTTTCCTTTTCTTTCTGGAAAATAATTTTTTCTGCACGTTTCCTTTGCCATATTGAAAATGCCTTCTTAAATACTACATTTTCTCCAAAATCCATTTCTATTTCTAGACCAAATATATCCTGATAAAAATTCTTTGATATAGAGATATCTTCTACAAAAATCACTGTCATTGAATAATTTAGTTTTGACATATACCTTCTATTAAAAGAGTTATATTTACCTTTTGTGCAAATATATCTTCCACTTAGTAAAATTTATAAAATCTAGATCCATATATAATAAGATGGAAAATGAATTTAAGAGAATAATAACGCCTGTTGACGGTTCAGAATCGTCAAAGAGGTCAGCCAGAAAAGCGATATACTTAGCTAAAAAAATGAACATAGAATTAATTGCACTATACGTTGTTCATGTACCAATAAGTGCTTATGTCGGGCCACCTTATTCACCAGTAATTTATACTGATGACACAGAGATAAAAGAGATTAGAAAGAAAATGAAAAATGAAGGTGCCCTTCTATTAGATGAAATAGGGGAAATGGCCTCTAAATCTGGATTAAAAATAACCAAAAAAGTAATAGAAGGATCTCCTGACGAAGAGATTATCAAAATTTCAAAAAAACATGATTTGATTGTAATGGGGGCAAAGGGCATCTCCGCAATAGATAGAATCTTCTTAGGCAGTGTTTCAGAAAAAGTACTTCATAGCGCTACTTCTTCAGTTTTGATAGTTAGGTAGGAAGTTTGAGGCATGACATTCTATTAATATATTGTTGCAAAAAGAACAATATATTTTTAAAAGAGCCATCTATTTCGAAATCAACTGCGCAAAAGATTGATCACCTTTTCCTATCTAATATTTTGTGCAGGTCATGTGGGGAGTGCAACCCCCACATGATTAATTTAATTTAAGAATTAATGATTAAGATTTTAAATAAATTCGAGGATCTTACTTCATGAAAAGCTTTAGGAAAGAGTTATTTTTTAATACAAAAAATAAAGTTGAATTTGTCAATATAACTTCTTTTGTAGAAGACGCCTTATTTGAAAGTAAAATAAAAGAAGGATTATGTCTCGTAAACGCCATGCACATAACTGCAAGTGTATTCATAAATGATGCTGAATCAGGTTTACATCAGGATTTTAAGGACTGGCTTGAAAAAAATATTCCCCATAATCCAGAACTCTATAGGCATAATAAAACTGGTGAAACAAACGGAGATGCACACATCAAGAGGCAGTTTATGGGGAGAGAAGTTGTTGTAGCAATAACTAATGGAAAACTTGATTTTGGGCCTTGGGAAGAAATCTACTATGGAGAATTCGATGGTCAAAGAAAAAAGAGAGTTTTGATAAAAATTATCGGCGAGTAAAGTTTTTCATGATCTTTTTTTAATAAATAATTTTATCCCAATACTAATAGCTATAAGTAAGGCTATTATGTCATCTATCCATCCTATTACAGGAATGAAATCGGGTATAAAGTCAATAGGGCTAATAATGTAAATTAAATTTAAAATAAGAAATATTATTGCAGCTATTGCTTTAGGTTCTTTTAATAAAGATTTTTCTTTATCTTGCATATTAGTATACTTCCTTTTTTTATAGTAGATTATCTTTTTATCTTGTAAATCTTAACATAGCCATTGTCATATTCTAGTTCAAAGTTTGTAAGATCTGTTTCGTATATGATAAGTCTAGCAAATAATGTGTCTTTTAGTGTTGGAGGGATCATTATGGCGTTTTGCGGATTTAGGTATATAATTTGGGCAATCGATTGAACATCATACTGTATATTTTCATAAACAAAATTCTTACCTTGAGGATTTTCAACTACAAAATTCGATACGCCATACCTTTGATTACCTTGTTCTATATAGCAGTAAGTTATTTTGTCATCTGTAACAAGATACAATCTAGTATCACCGCTTTCATATACATAAGTAGTAACTGCACCATTTTTTGAAGTACCTCTAAAGTAGAAGTAAGCAGTGCTAAAAACATTTCTCTGTATCACTGAGTTAAGTACTCCCGTTTTTATAAGAAGACTTTGATCAACTATTATATGTTTCATTGTGATTTTGTTGTCTGTTTGAGTATATGCTGCTTCTTCCATCAAGGCTAATCTTTGAAGGGCTGTTGAATCTGAGGATGCAAGTAGTTCTGAATAACCACTTATCCATGGGCCCATGCCCGTTCTCATCCCATCTGATATTGTTTTTCTATTTCCCACTGTTTGTATCCAGTATCCATAATCCCACCAGTTACAAACAACTTCATCTTGCGGTGTATTATTATCTAACCAGATTAGAGCAGTAAGCCAGTTGTCAGTAAGATGTGGCACTAGACTAGTTTTATAGTTATTTGAATTATAAATAGAAATCCCACTAAAAGCAATAAGCACTATCGTGGCTAAAGCCAACGCTTTTTTAGAATCAAAGTATCTTTTAGAAAATTCATAGATTGCAATTATACCTAAAGCTGCAAATATTGAAAGAGGAATTGCAAAGAAAAATGCATTTCTTAGCATCTGATAAGCCATAAAAGCTGTGAATAAAAAAGATCCCAAAAATAAAAGATTTTCATTGGGCGAATCTTTGTTTTTTATTTTAAACATGACATATGCCGTCCCAATTACTGCGAGTATTGGGAACACATAGAACTTATCAATAACATCAATAAAAGTCATTGCTTGTCCTTGGCCAGATATTCCGTGAACATCCGATAGTAGTAAAAATGAAATTATATTGTATCCAAGAACAAAATATGCTGTTGCCAATAAAACAGCAGACCATGCTACTAGTGCACCAAGATAATATGTTTTATTTTTAACAAAAGCCCTAGTTAAGTGCATTAAAGCACCAAATGCAAGACCCATTAATGAGAGTTCAATCCTTAGGGGATCGTTTTGGTAAGGCGCCAATAAAGCTAAAGACATTATAAGGCCGATAACTCCAGACAAGAGCAGTACCCAAGTTGATAGGTCTCCCATTAATTTTTCTTTCAAGGACAAAGATTTCTTTTCTTCTTCAATTGTCACAAGTGGTTGTAAAATTACATATATGCCTATTATAATTGGTATGAAGAAAAAGTTCCCGTATGAATTAGCGTATAGGTATATGGCTAGAACTGATAAAATACCGTAAATACTTGTTAATTTGATATTTTTCTCTCTTATTATTAATACGGAAAGAAGTAAGCATATCAAGAAGAAAGGGGCACCTAAAGTGTCCTTTTCCATAAATCCCCCAGTAGTCCGGTATATAAAAGCAGGCATAATAGCCAAAAAGAATGAGGAAATAACTGCAAGATACTTGTTCTTCCAAACAAAGAGCACTATGAAGAATGTAATCACAGAGCTGATGAGGCCCAAAACTATCGGAAGGCCCATATGTACCTGTAAAAGATCAATTCCCATAATTTTTGAAATAAAGGAGGTCAATATTGGCACTCCTTGGACATCTTCCTCCAAGAAGTATCGAACTACTGTAGGCGCCATTGGGTCAATTTTTGGTAAACCTCCAGTTAAATAATACGATGCTTCTCTGAGAAAGTAATAGGTATCATAACTCATCATTATCCCGTATTGTAAGGACCAGCTCCTAAGATAAGCACCAATAACTAAGGAAAATGTCAAAAACAATCCTATTATATAGTTCTCAAAAGGAACTTTAATCTTGTCTTGAAAATCTTTCTTATTTGAAGATTTCTTTTTCGTCATGAAAATGTGTAACAAGATTATTTTATATGCTTATCTAAATCACAGTATTAGCTCTATATATTTACAAATCAACTAATATGCATGACAACAATAGTACATTTTGATGTTCCTGTTGATGATATAAATAGGTCTAAGAAATTCTATAATGAACTTTTTGGATGGAAAATTGAAAGAATGCCCGGTGAAATGGAGTATTATGGGATTTCAACGACTGACGAAAATGGAAAAGAAAGTATAGGGGGAGGAATGGGATTAAGGGGTGACCCTGGCCAGAGAATAACAAACTATTTCGGAGTATCTTCAATAGACATTCATTCCAAAAAAACAGAAGAACTAGGCGGAAAAATTATAATGCCAAAAACAAAGATACCTGGTTATGGTTACCTTGCTATATGTTTAGATACTGAAAATAATGTTTTTGGTCTGTGGGAATCAGAATAATCTATTTGGGCCAATCTACATATACATTAATTTTTTCATCTTCCATGGTATAGGGGTAACCAGCCCTATTAAGTGCTTCTTTAGATAATAAAAGCCAGGAACCAAAAGATCTCGATTCTTTATAATCTGGATCTAAAGACCTTGTATCTGTATAACCAATTTCTTTAGCTGTCGGAATAAGTATATTCTTTGCAGACCAGTAGTCAAGAGCTATAGGATCAGTACTTGCCGCAATTATCTTAGTTTGAACTGCCTTATTATAAGCTGTGCTTGGCCCTCCTTGTGGTATAGCATTAATCCAGACTGCATCAATAATATTTAGAGCAGGA
The genomic region above belongs to Methanofastidiosum sp. and contains:
- a CDS encoding tetratricopeptide repeat protein, producing MEEENNVDEISTYFSEGENLLKLNRFKEAVNIFNELIVIGKKKGNNEILSKGYYYLGFSYKKIGSKEESFESLYKSFEHGVEAGDWTIADKSFNEIIGLGPEKDKRGHYKLILKRYFERGNSFLLKGNYKDAVSSYTMLINHGVTLESWESVAKAYINMGFIFIEVGKHKEAIEILEKAIIYSEKAKYIEGIGNAYLNIGFAYSNLNVIDRAIEYLKKAISFSEDAGELKVAGNAYLNLAYVYSHIEDFKKAIDACEKAINYGAKSNDCKSVCKAYFNLGYALLNLQKHEDVINISKKAVEYGSKCGDWDGVGNAYLNMGFAYSCLQKRQEAISSTEKAVEYCTKARDWKKVSKASQRLIDLEEL
- a CDS encoding glyoxalase/bleomycin resistance/dioxygenase family protein, with the translated sequence MSKLNYSMTVIFVEDISISKNFYQDIFGLEIEMDFGENVVFKKAFSIWQRKRAEKIIFQKEKETQINKQYNNIELYFETKDISSIWEKIIASKLEIIHPIKEEQWGQRVFRIYDPDRFILEVAEPMGEVIKRFHKLGFSDEKISMKTQMPLELVKKTISDTKS
- a CDS encoding universal stress protein, with amino-acid sequence MENEFKRIITPVDGSESSKRSARKAIYLAKKMNIELIALYVVHVPISAYVGPPYSPVIYTDDTEIKEIRKKMKNEGALLLDEIGEMASKSGLKITKKVIEGSPDEEIIKISKKHDLIVMGAKGISAIDRIFLGSVSEKVLHSATSSVLIVR
- a CDS encoding YjbQ family protein — its product is MKSFRKELFFNTKNKVEFVNITSFVEDALFESKIKEGLCLVNAMHITASVFINDAESGLHQDFKDWLEKNIPHNPELYRHNKTGETNGDAHIKRQFMGREVVVAITNGKLDFGPWEEIYYGEFDGQRKKRVLIKIIGE
- a CDS encoding DUF1232 domain-containing protein; this encodes MQDKEKSLLKEPKAIAAIIFLILNLIYIISPIDFIPDFIPVIGWIDDIIALLIAISIGIKLFIKKRS
- a CDS encoding VOC family protein, with translation MTTIVHFDVPVDDINRSKKFYNELFGWKIERMPGEMEYYGISTTDENGKESIGGGMGLRGDPGQRITNYFGVSSIDIHSKKTEELGGKIIMPKTKIPGYGYLAICLDTENNVFGLWESE